The Pseudomonas allokribbensis genome has a window encoding:
- a CDS encoding AAA family ATPase, translating into MKFEGTQAYVATDDLKLAVNAAITLERPLLVKGEPGTGKTMLAEQLAESFGAKLITWHIKSTTKAHQGLYEYDAVSRLRDSQLGNEKVHDVRNYLKKGKLWEAFESEERVILLIDEIDKADIEFPNDLLQELDKMEFYVYEIDETIKAKKRPIIIITSNNEKELPDAFLRRCFFHYIAFPDRTTLQKIVDVHYPDIKKDLVSEALDVFFDVRKVPGLKKKPSTSELVDWLKLLMADNIGEAVLRERDPTKAIPPLAGALVKNEQDVQLLERLAFMSRRGTR; encoded by the coding sequence ATGAAGTTCGAAGGCACCCAGGCCTACGTCGCCACCGATGACCTGAAGCTGGCGGTCAACGCCGCCATCACCCTGGAGCGGCCGCTGCTGGTCAAGGGCGAGCCGGGCACCGGCAAGACCATGCTCGCCGAGCAACTGGCCGAATCGTTCGGCGCCAAGCTGATCACCTGGCACATCAAGTCCACCACCAAGGCCCATCAGGGCCTGTACGAGTACGATGCGGTCAGCCGTCTGCGCGACTCGCAACTGGGCAATGAAAAAGTCCACGACGTGCGCAACTACCTGAAGAAGGGCAAGCTCTGGGAGGCGTTCGAGTCTGAAGAACGCGTGATTCTGCTGATCGACGAAATCGACAAGGCTGACATCGAGTTCCCCAACGATCTGTTGCAAGAACTCGACAAGATGGAGTTCTACGTTTACGAGATCGACGAGACCATCAAGGCCAAGAAGCGTCCGATCATCATCATTACCTCCAACAACGAGAAAGAGCTGCCGGACGCTTTCCTGCGACGCTGCTTCTTCCACTACATCGCGTTCCCCGACCGCACCACCCTGCAGAAAATCGTCGACGTTCACTACCCGGACATCAAGAAGGACCTGGTCAGCGAAGCGCTGGACGTGTTCTTCGACGTGCGCAAGGTGCCGGGCCTGAAGAAGAAGCCGTCGACCTCGGAACTGGTGGACTGGCTGAAACTGCTGATGGCCGACAACATCGGCGAAGCAGTGCTGCGCGAGCGCGATCCGACCAAAGCCATCCCGCCGCTGGCCGGTGCGCTGGTGAAGAACGAACAGGACGTGCAACTGCTTGAACGCCTGGCGTTCATGAGCCGTCGCGGCACCCGCTAA
- a CDS encoding DUF748 domain-containing protein has translation MKRRYRWPLWILATVVVLLIALHIALPFLVRDYLNDKLANMGDYRGQVTDVDLALWRGAYKINGLKIVKVDGKVPVPFVNAPLIDLSVSWHSLWYDHAVVAQVKFFRPEVNFVDGGANKQNSQTGKGTDWRAQLGKLLPITLDEVQINDGRISFRNFNSKPPVNMNATNVEASIYNLTNVVDTQGKRDARFEGKALLLGQAPLETSATFDPLSNFEDFEFRLRARDLELKRMNDFASAYGKFDFNAGHGDVVIEAQAKKAQLTGYIKPLLRDVEVFNWQQDVENKNKSIFRSVWEALVGGTETVLKNQAKNQFATKVELSGSVHQQDISAFEAFLQILRNGFIQAFNARYERPKPDAG, from the coding sequence ATGAAGCGTCGCTACCGCTGGCCGTTGTGGATCCTCGCCACTGTCGTTGTGCTACTGATCGCCCTGCACATCGCCCTGCCTTTTCTCGTGCGCGACTATCTGAATGACAAGCTGGCCAACATGGGCGACTACCGTGGGCAGGTCACCGATGTGGACCTGGCCCTGTGGCGCGGTGCGTACAAGATCAACGGACTGAAGATCGTCAAGGTCGACGGCAAGGTGCCGGTGCCGTTCGTCAATGCACCGTTGATCGACCTGTCTGTGAGCTGGCATTCGCTGTGGTACGACCACGCGGTAGTAGCGCAGGTGAAGTTCTTCAGACCCGAAGTCAATTTCGTCGATGGCGGTGCCAACAAACAGAACTCCCAGACCGGTAAAGGCACCGACTGGCGCGCGCAGTTGGGCAAGCTGCTGCCGATCACCCTCGACGAAGTGCAGATCAACGATGGTCGCATCAGTTTCCGCAACTTCAACTCGAAACCGCCCGTGAACATGAACGCTACGAACGTCGAAGCGAGCATTTACAACCTGACCAACGTTGTCGACACCCAGGGCAAGCGTGATGCCCGCTTCGAAGGCAAGGCCCTGCTGCTGGGCCAGGCGCCACTGGAAACCTCCGCCACCTTCGACCCGCTGAGCAATTTCGAGGATTTCGAATTTCGCCTGCGCGCCCGCGACCTCGAACTCAAGCGCATGAACGACTTCGCCTCGGCCTACGGCAAATTCGACTTCAATGCCGGCCACGGCGACGTGGTTATCGAGGCCCAGGCCAAAAAAGCCCAGCTGACGGGCTACATCAAGCCGTTGCTGCGCGACGTTGAAGTGTTCAACTGGCAACAGGATGTGGAAAACAAGAACAAAAGCATCTTCCGCTCAGTCTGGGAGGCCCTGGTCGGAGGTACTGAAACCGTGCTGAAGAACCAGGCCAAAAACCAGTTCGCAACCAAGGTCGAACTCAGCGGCAGCGTCCATCAGCAAGATATCAGCGCGTTCGAAGCGTTTTTGCAGATTTTGCGCAATGGATTCATCCAGGCTTTCAACGCCCGGTATGAGCGTCCGAAGCCGGATGCGGGTTAG
- the cysK gene encoding cysteine synthase A, giving the protein MSRIFADNAHSIGNTPLVQINRIAPRGVTILAKIEGRNPGYSVKCRIGANMIWDAESSGKLKPGMTIVEPTSGNTGIGLAFVAAARGYKLMLTMPASMSIERRKVLKALGAELVLTEPAKGMKGAIEKANEIVASDAGKYFMPSQFDNPANPAIHEKTTGPEIWNDTDGAIDVLVAGVGTGGTITGVSRYIKNTAGKPILSVAVEPVSSPVITQALAGEEIKPSPHKIQGIGAGFVPKNLDLSMVDRVERVTDEESKAMALRLMQEEGILCGISCGAAMAVAVRLAETPEMQGKTIVVVLPDSGERYLSSMLFSDLFTDQENQQ; this is encoded by the coding sequence ATGAGCCGCATTTTTGCTGACAACGCCCATTCCATCGGCAATACGCCGCTGGTGCAGATCAACCGCATTGCGCCTCGTGGCGTGACCATCCTGGCCAAGATCGAAGGTCGCAACCCGGGTTACTCGGTGAAGTGCCGGATCGGCGCGAACATGATCTGGGACGCCGAAAGCAGCGGCAAACTCAAGCCGGGCATGACCATCGTCGAGCCGACCTCGGGCAACACCGGTATCGGCCTGGCCTTTGTGGCGGCCGCTCGCGGTTACAAATTGATGCTGACCATGCCGGCCTCGATGAGCATCGAGCGGCGCAAGGTGCTCAAGGCGCTGGGTGCCGAGCTGGTGCTGACCGAGCCTGCCAAAGGCATGAAAGGCGCAATCGAAAAGGCCAACGAGATCGTCGCCAGCGACGCGGGCAAATACTTCATGCCGTCCCAGTTCGACAACCCGGCCAACCCGGCCATCCACGAAAAAACCACCGGTCCGGAAATCTGGAACGACACCGACGGTGCGATCGATGTACTGGTGGCGGGCGTCGGCACCGGCGGAACCATCACCGGTGTGTCGCGGTATATCAAGAATACGGCGGGCAAACCGATTCTGTCGGTGGCGGTGGAGCCGGTGTCTTCGCCCGTGATCACACAGGCGCTGGCCGGCGAAGAGATCAAGCCGAGCCCGCACAAGATTCAGGGCATTGGCGCCGGTTTCGTACCAAAGAACCTGGATCTGTCGATGGTCGACCGGGTCGAGCGCGTGACTGATGAAGAGTCCAAGGCGATGGCCTTGCGCCTGATGCAGGAGGAAGGGATCTTGTGCGGCATTTCCTGCGGTGCTGCGATGGCCGTTGCAGTGCGCCTGGCGGAAACCCCGGAAATGCAGGGCAAGACCATTGTGGTGGTGCTGCCGGACTCCGGTGAGCGTTATCTGTCGAGCATGTTGTTCAGCGATCTGTTCACCGATCAGGAAAACCAGCAGTAA
- a CDS encoding aspartyl/asparaginyl beta-hydroxylase domain-containing protein, with translation MTFSLAAKVSVLLLFVGSILYVHLRGKARLPVLRQFVNHSALFAPYNALMYLFSGVPSKPYLDRSKFPELDVLRDNWETIRDEAMHLFDEGYIRAAEKNNDAGFGSFFKKGWKRFYLKWYDKPLPSAETLCPKTVALVSAIPNVKGAMFALLPGGSHLNPHRDPFAGSLRYHLGLSTPNSDDCRIFVDGQVYAWRDGEDVMFDETYVHWVKNETEKTRVILFCDIERPLSNRLMTRINRFISAWLGRATAPQNLDDERVGGINQAYAWTKNFSDRFSGVVKQWKRRNPKAYRVMRPVLAVVVLTLLGYWLFG, from the coding sequence ATGACCTTTTCGTTAGCCGCCAAGGTGTCGGTGTTGCTGCTGTTTGTGGGCAGCATCCTCTACGTGCATTTGCGCGGCAAGGCGCGTTTGCCGGTGCTGCGTCAGTTCGTCAACCATTCGGCGCTGTTCGCTCCGTACAACGCGTTGATGTACCTGTTCTCCGGCGTGCCGTCCAAGCCCTATCTGGATCGCAGCAAATTCCCGGAACTGGACGTGCTGCGCGACAACTGGGAAACCATCCGCGACGAAGCGATGCACCTGTTCGACGAGGGCTACATCCGCGCCGCCGAGAAGAACAACGACGCCGGTTTCGGCTCGTTTTTCAAGAAGGGCTGGAAGCGTTTCTACCTCAAGTGGTACGACAAACCGCTGCCATCGGCCGAAACCCTGTGCCCGAAAACCGTAGCACTGGTCAGTGCCATCCCCAACGTCAAGGGTGCGATGTTCGCGCTGTTGCCGGGCGGCAGCCATTTGAATCCGCACCGCGATCCGTTCGCCGGTTCCCTGCGCTATCACCTCGGTCTGTCGACGCCCAACTCCGACGATTGCCGGATCTTCGTCGACGGTCAGGTTTACGCCTGGCGCGACGGTGAAGACGTGATGTTCGACGAGACCTACGTACACTGGGTCAAGAACGAAACCGAAAAGACCCGCGTCATCCTGTTCTGCGACATCGAGCGTCCGCTGAGCAACCGCCTGATGACCCGCATCAACCGCTTCATCAGCGCCTGGCTGGGTCGCGCCACCGCACCGCAGAACCTCGACGACGAACGCGTCGGCGGGATCAACCAGGCTTATGCCTGGACCAAGAACTTCAGCGACCGGTTCAGCGGTGTGGTCAAACAGTGGAAACGCCGCAATCCAAAGGCCTACCGCGTAATGCGGCCGGTGCTGGCGGTGGTGGTGTTGACGTTGCTGGGGTATTGGCTTTTTGGTTGA